The following are encoded together in the Planococcus antarcticus DSM 14505 genome:
- a CDS encoding P-II family nitrogen regulator, with protein MKKIETIIRPSVFADVRQALALEGIDGLSVTEIAGIGKQEGRIGLFRGNAYTMEFSPKLKLEMVVDDHKVEDIIQALLEYASTGQVGDGKIFILPVEEAIRIRTKERGTVAVG; from the coding sequence ATGAAAAAGATTGAAACAATTATTCGACCATCGGTTTTCGCAGATGTTCGCCAAGCTCTGGCACTTGAAGGTATAGACGGTTTGAGTGTAACGGAAATTGCGGGAATCGGAAAGCAGGAAGGCCGAATCGGTTTATTCCGAGGTAATGCCTATACGATGGAGTTTTCTCCAAAATTGAAATTGGAGATGGTAGTGGATGACCATAAGGTTGAAGACATCATTCAAGCTTTACTGGAATACGCTTCAACCGGCCAGGTCGGGGATGGCAAAATTTTCATTCTCCCTGTCGAAGAAGCTATACGAATCAGAACAAAAGAACGCGGCACAGTCGCAGTTGGATAA
- a CDS encoding ABC transporter permease yields the protein MFLAWNEIMKNKLRFTLIVGVLMLVAYLVFFLSGLANGLASLNREAVDKWDADAIVLTEESDQSLTQSSFDIDLVGDIDAEESAVLGQLNAIAQTGDQKANVSIFGIDSGEFIMPEVTEGTAFTSSNEVVAGDSLKDDGFRLGDTLSLSSTKETLEIVGFTDEARFNAAPVLYTDLETFERVKFGEEAAGNDSQISGIAVRTADPSSVTNEEELAVIETETFIESLPGYTEQSLTLNFMIYFLFVISSVIVAIFLYVLTVQKISMFGVMKAQGIPSGYLARSVIAQTAILATIGVAVGLGLALLTGAFLPSAVPVSFDILTMLIYGVVLIVVAILGAVFSVLTIVKIDPLKAIGG from the coding sequence ATGTTTTTGGCATGGAACGAAATAATGAAAAATAAACTGCGTTTTACATTGATTGTCGGCGTCTTGATGCTGGTTGCTTACCTGGTGTTTTTCTTATCTGGTTTAGCGAACGGGCTGGCGAGTTTAAATAGGGAAGCGGTGGACAAATGGGATGCGGATGCCATCGTGCTGACTGAGGAATCGGATCAAAGCTTGACGCAGTCTTCTTTTGACATTGATCTAGTTGGTGACATCGATGCTGAGGAATCGGCTGTTCTCGGACAGCTCAATGCCATTGCCCAAACCGGCGATCAAAAAGCTAATGTCTCGATTTTTGGAATTGACAGCGGCGAATTCATCATGCCGGAAGTAACGGAAGGAACTGCATTCACCAGCAGCAATGAAGTGGTTGCCGGAGATTCACTTAAAGATGATGGCTTTAGGCTTGGAGATACCCTGAGCCTGTCTTCTACGAAAGAAACGCTGGAAATTGTTGGCTTTACGGATGAGGCCCGTTTTAACGCTGCACCTGTTCTTTATACAGATTTGGAAACATTCGAGCGTGTAAAGTTCGGGGAAGAGGCAGCTGGTAATGACAGCCAGATCAGCGGCATTGCAGTGCGTACAGCTGATCCTTCATCGGTTACAAATGAAGAAGAACTGGCGGTGATCGAAACGGAAACCTTCATTGAAAGCCTGCCTGGATATACCGAGCAAAGTCTGACTTTGAACTTTATGATTTACTTTCTATTTGTCATTTCGTCAGTAATCGTCGCGATATTCCTTTACGTTCTGACGGTTCAGAAAATCAGCATGTTCGGCGTCATGAAGGCGCAGGGGATTCCGAGTGGCTACTTGGCGCGTTCGGTTATTGCGCAGACAGCCATTCTGGCAACTATTGGTGTTGCGGTGGGGCTCGGACTGGCCCTCCTCACTGGAGCTTTTCTGCCAAGTGCGGTTCCGGTATCATTTGATATTCTGACGATGCTGATCTACGGAGTGGTCCTGATTGTGGTTGCGATTTTGGGTGCTGTATTCTCTGTCTTGACGATTGTGAAAATTGATCCATTAAAAGCGATTGGAGGTTAA
- the hflX gene encoding GTPase HflX, with amino-acid sequence MDELQEKAVIVGVQLQKDLHFVYGMEELHNLAEACSVEVVGEITQNLDRINPSHYVGSGKVEEIKAFYEEADANLVIFNDELSPSQIRNLEEDLECKVIDRTMLILDIFSRRAKTREAQVQVELAQLQYMLPRLIGLRASLGRQGGSSSGGVANRGAGETKLELDRRKIEEQISKLHKELEHIKDQRVTQRKQRTKKGMPVVSLVGYTNAGKSTVMNGLLAKTGQNEEKRVFEKDMLFATLETSVRQIRLEDNKSFLLTDTVGFVSKLPHHLVKAFRSTLEEARNADLLLHVVDVSNEEHRYMMDVTNLTLQAVGVENVPTLYVYNKSDLAGVRYPNANGDGLWISAKEGKGLDELLEVIKKRIFADYVTCRLVIPFDRGDIVAYLNEHASIHETEYEEEGTLLKVELSHADYDRYQQFVVGS; translated from the coding sequence ATGGATGAATTACAAGAAAAAGCGGTCATCGTCGGTGTGCAACTTCAAAAAGATCTTCATTTCGTCTACGGCATGGAAGAGCTTCACAATTTAGCCGAGGCATGTAGCGTGGAAGTAGTAGGGGAAATTACACAAAATCTGGATCGCATTAATCCTTCCCATTATGTCGGGAGCGGAAAAGTAGAAGAAATTAAAGCTTTCTATGAAGAGGCAGATGCCAATCTAGTCATCTTCAACGATGAGCTGTCACCATCACAGATCCGAAACCTAGAAGAAGATCTGGAATGCAAAGTCATTGACCGGACTATGCTGATTCTAGACATCTTTTCGCGTCGTGCAAAAACGCGTGAAGCACAGGTCCAAGTAGAACTGGCGCAACTTCAATACATGCTGCCACGTTTGATTGGACTGCGCGCATCACTTGGCCGACAAGGCGGCAGTAGCAGTGGCGGTGTAGCCAACCGTGGAGCCGGAGAAACTAAGCTGGAGCTAGATCGTCGGAAAATTGAAGAGCAGATTTCAAAGCTTCATAAAGAGCTCGAGCATATTAAAGACCAGCGCGTCACACAGCGCAAGCAGCGCACTAAAAAAGGTATGCCTGTTGTATCACTGGTCGGCTATACAAACGCCGGAAAATCAACAGTCATGAATGGCTTGTTGGCGAAAACTGGACAGAATGAAGAAAAGCGGGTATTTGAAAAAGACATGTTGTTCGCTACGTTGGAGACGTCTGTACGTCAGATTCGCCTGGAAGACAATAAAAGCTTCCTGCTGACAGATACAGTTGGTTTTGTCAGTAAACTGCCGCATCATCTTGTCAAAGCGTTCCGTTCGACATTGGAGGAAGCCAGAAATGCGGACCTTCTACTGCATGTAGTTGATGTTTCCAATGAAGAACACCGTTATATGATGGACGTGACGAATCTGACGTTGCAAGCGGTTGGTGTGGAAAATGTGCCGACGCTGTATGTTTACAATAAATCAGACTTGGCAGGAGTCCGTTATCCAAATGCAAACGGTGATGGCTTATGGATTTCGGCAAAAGAAGGCAAAGGTCTGGATGAATTGCTAGAAGTGATCAAAAAACGGATTTTTGCGGATTATGTCACTTGCCGGTTGGTCATTCCATTTGACCGCGGGGACATCGTTGCTTATTTGAATGAACATGCCAGTATTCACGAAACTGAATACGAAGAAGAAGGCACTTTGTTGAAAGTCGAATTGAGTCATGCAGACTATGACCGCTATCAGCAGTTTGTCGTCGGAAGCTAG
- a CDS encoding IS1380 family transposase, translating to MATLPQISLDFNRQIKLSNDGGSLSSDTGAFLFKEFDVKLGFSQTVAKHLHLKDTRSHWIHSNEKLFGQKIYQIIAGYAEDDAADHLTDDPIFTQVLGQGALASQPSLSRFWPRFNPEAMIQLQQANQELLDKVHRHRKAEAIIFDLDSTHADTYGNQCDAAYNAHYGTVGFHPLVAFDGITGDFLKAQLRPGNVYTSNGVVDFIRPLIEHYNEQFPETTPFIRGDSGFAVPALYELCEKESVYYVIRLKSNAILQCLAEEYHPSSTPSDSTKTEYHVSETTYQAKKWDKPRKVVIQSARPAGELFFTHTFFVTNFTDVFSPEAIVRTYQKRGTMENYIKEAKNGFGFDRMNSHSYQVNEAKMMLSLLAYNLVNWLRTLTFPEGQKKMQIQTIRTRLVKVASKLVKSGRSLYFKLSSSFVYQDFFWKILARIQQLKIE from the coding sequence ATGGCTACATTACCGCAAATATCCCTTGATTTCAATCGTCAGATCAAATTATCAAATGATGGAGGTTCACTTTCCTCAGATACCGGCGCGTTCCTGTTCAAGGAATTCGACGTAAAGCTTGGCTTTTCGCAAACCGTGGCGAAGCATCTTCATTTGAAAGATACTCGTTCTCATTGGATCCATTCGAACGAAAAATTATTCGGCCAGAAAATCTACCAGATAATAGCGGGTTATGCGGAAGATGATGCTGCGGACCACCTGACGGACGATCCGATTTTCACTCAAGTTCTCGGACAAGGAGCGTTAGCTTCCCAACCCAGTCTATCTCGTTTTTGGCCACGTTTTAATCCGGAAGCGATGATTCAATTACAACAAGCCAACCAGGAACTGCTCGATAAAGTGCATCGGCACCGGAAAGCTGAAGCGATCATCTTCGATCTGGACTCGACACATGCCGATACCTACGGCAACCAGTGCGATGCGGCGTACAATGCCCATTACGGGACGGTCGGTTTCCATCCGTTGGTCGCTTTTGACGGGATCACCGGTGATTTCTTGAAAGCCCAGCTGCGCCCCGGCAATGTCTACACATCCAACGGAGTCGTGGATTTCATCCGGCCGCTGATTGAACATTATAATGAACAGTTTCCTGAGACGACGCCGTTCATCCGCGGGGACAGTGGGTTTGCCGTTCCGGCTTTGTATGAACTATGTGAAAAGGAATCGGTCTATTACGTCATCCGGCTCAAATCCAATGCCATCCTGCAATGTCTTGCGGAGGAATACCATCCATCTTCGACACCATCTGACAGCACAAAGACCGAATATCATGTTTCAGAAACAACCTATCAGGCGAAAAAATGGGATAAGCCCCGGAAAGTCGTCATCCAGTCCGCACGGCCTGCGGGTGAATTGTTCTTTACCCATACATTTTTTGTGACGAATTTCACGGACGTGTTCTCCCCGGAAGCCATTGTCCGCACCTATCAAAAAAGAGGAACCATGGAAAATTACATCAAAGAAGCTAAAAATGGGTTTGGATTTGATCGAATGAACAGCCATTCCTACCAAGTGAACGAAGCGAAAATGATGCTAAGCCTGTTGGCTTATAATTTAGTGAATTGGCTGCGCACATTAACGTTTCCGGAAGGGCAAAAGAAGATGCAGATCCAGACCATCCGGACACGACTGGTAAAAGTGGCCAGTAAGCTGGTGAAGTCAGGACGGTCTCTTTACTTCAAATTGTCTTCCAGTTTTGTCTACCAAGACTTCTTTTGGAAAATCCTCGCCCGGATTCAACAGCTGAAAATCGAATAG
- a CDS encoding uracil-DNA glycosylase family protein, whose product MQGKVNRAPTKKEIIAHAPILDTEIQDIQPPLIVTLGNVGLQRLIGAKAKVTELHGVLMETPILYWDEERGSFKKTAEVYYIFPTFHPASVFYNPSVRTMKDADWQKLKGLLVEGR is encoded by the coding sequence ATTCAGGGAAAAGTTAACCGGGCGCCGACCAAAAAAGAAATCATTGCACATGCGCCGATATTGGATACGGAGATTCAGGACATCCAACCTCCGTTGATTGTGACTTTAGGAAATGTCGGTTTACAGCGGTTGATCGGTGCAAAAGCCAAAGTCACGGAACTTCATGGTGTTTTAATGGAGACACCGATTTTATACTGGGATGAAGAGAGAGGCAGCTTTAAAAAAACTGCTGAAGTTTATTATATTTTCCCTACTTTTCATCCGGCCAGCGTTTTTTATAATCCGTCTGTTCGTACAATGAAGGATGCGGATTGGCAGAAACTGAAGGGTCTGCTTGTAGAAGGGAGATAA
- the zupT gene encoding zinc transporter ZupT, with protein sequence MDSTVLFALGLTLFAGLATGIGSLIAFFASRTNTKFLSISLGFSAGVMIYVSMIEIFFKAKDALTNAQGEVTGYWLTLAGFFGGMVFMALVDRILPKLGNPHEVKTVEDMDDGPTNDEYARLRKMGIFTALAIGIHNFPEGIATFMSAIQDPALGIAIAIAVAIHNIPEGIAVSVPIYYATGSRKKALKYSFLSGISEPVGAIAAWLFLMPFLSDTLFGIIFAGVAGIMVFISLDELLPAAKRYDEAHLSIYGLVAGMAVMAVSLVLIV encoded by the coding sequence ATGGATAGTACAGTCTTATTTGCGCTTGGATTAACTCTTTTTGCTGGACTAGCCACAGGGATAGGCAGTTTAATTGCGTTTTTTGCATCACGTACTAATACAAAATTCCTATCGATTTCATTAGGTTTTTCGGCAGGGGTCATGATTTACGTTTCTATGATTGAAATCTTCTTTAAAGCAAAAGACGCTTTGACGAATGCGCAAGGGGAGGTCACTGGATATTGGCTCACACTTGCTGGTTTTTTCGGTGGCATGGTTTTCATGGCATTAGTGGACCGTATTCTTCCTAAATTAGGGAATCCGCATGAAGTCAAAACGGTAGAAGATATGGATGACGGACCGACCAATGACGAATATGCACGACTTCGGAAAATGGGTATTTTTACAGCATTAGCAATTGGTATTCATAATTTCCCGGAAGGAATTGCCACGTTTATGTCAGCAATACAAGATCCGGCTCTCGGCATTGCCATTGCAATCGCAGTAGCGATTCACAATATACCAGAAGGAATTGCTGTCTCGGTGCCAATTTACTATGCGACTGGAAGTCGGAAAAAAGCGCTTAAATACAGTTTTCTATCAGGTATTTCAGAGCCTGTCGGAGCAATTGCTGCGTGGTTGTTCTTAATGCCGTTCCTCAGTGACACTTTGTTTGGCATTATATTTGCTGGCGTGGCTGGCATCATGGTCTTCATCTCGCTTGATGAGTTATTACCGGCCGCAAAACGCTACGACGAAGCACATCTATCCATCTATGGATTGGTTGCTGGTATGGCAGTAATGGCAGTCAGCTTGGTATTGATCGTCTAA
- a CDS encoding DUF6612 family protein, whose protein sequence is MIVLKKWIMFMSTATLAIGLSACSKTAEPASGDEKTKGEDSELTVQEVYTKSVEASEDITSVHADIVTDQTMAIQSDGMEMNMTMDSSMDMTIDPMAFHQKAETSIVSKDIDNSNPMNMEMYFTDQGMYMYEETMATWLKMPDESIEDLKALADQQTADPSQQLEELAEFKDDFTFKQTEDAYIVTLDASGDKFKELMDQQLDKTLGQMELEAQMALEDMTIHSVNYIINIDKETFLTTSMDMKMDVDMNIEGETMNIKSDMQADYSKFNEIKAITVPEDVLNAAQDITG, encoded by the coding sequence GTGATCGTTTTGAAAAAATGGATCATGTTTATGAGCACAGCCACTTTAGCCATTGGCCTTTCCGCTTGCAGCAAAACTGCAGAACCGGCATCTGGTGATGAAAAAACAAAAGGAGAAGATAGTGAGCTAACTGTTCAAGAAGTATATACGAAGTCAGTAGAAGCATCTGAAGACATTACGAGTGTGCATGCAGATATTGTAACCGATCAAACAATGGCGATTCAGAGCGATGGCATGGAAATGAATATGACAATGGATTCCTCTATGGATATGACCATTGATCCGATGGCATTCCACCAAAAAGCAGAAACCTCCATTGTGTCAAAAGATATCGATAACAGCAATCCGATGAACATGGAAATGTACTTTACAGATCAAGGCATGTACATGTACGAAGAAACAATGGCGACTTGGCTGAAAATGCCCGATGAAAGTATTGAAGATTTAAAAGCGCTTGCTGATCAGCAAACGGCTGATCCTTCTCAACAGCTTGAAGAACTGGCAGAGTTTAAAGATGATTTTACGTTTAAACAAACTGAAGATGCATACATTGTGACGCTTGATGCGTCGGGTGATAAATTCAAAGAATTGATGGATCAGCAACTTGATAAAACATTAGGGCAAATGGAACTTGAAGCACAAATGGCACTCGAAGACATGACGATTCATTCGGTGAACTATATTATCAATATCGATAAGGAAACATTCTTAACGACAAGTATGGATATGAAGATGGACGTGGATATGAATATTGAAGGTGAAACGATGAACATCAAGTCTGATATGCAAGCAGACTACAGTAAATTCAACGAAATTAAAGCGATTACTGTACCGGAAGACGTGTTAAATGCTGCACAAGATATCACAGGCTGA
- a CDS encoding ABC transporter ATP-binding protein codes for MAVLEMKQVKKSFGTGHKKVDALKETNFQAERGELIAVIGPSGSGKSTFLTIAGGLLSPTNGEILINNTNISTLKEKQLSKIRLKEIGFILQASNLVPFLTVEKQLKLLDKVKKDNMTKDQLEQLYKDLGIGDLRDKYPSDLSGGERQRVAIAKALYSNPSIILADEPTASLDSDRAYEVMELLKEETKNKKTTTIVVTHDIRLVDYCDKVYKMVDGVMGLQ; via the coding sequence ATGGCAGTATTAGAAATGAAACAGGTGAAAAAGTCATTTGGCACAGGCCACAAGAAAGTAGACGCATTAAAAGAAACAAACTTTCAAGCAGAACGAGGAGAATTGATTGCGGTCATCGGGCCTTCGGGTTCCGGGAAAAGCACATTTTTGACGATTGCCGGCGGTCTTTTATCTCCGACAAATGGAGAAATTCTGATCAACAATACAAACATCTCTACCTTAAAAGAAAAACAACTTTCTAAGATTCGTTTGAAAGAAATTGGCTTTATCCTACAGGCTTCGAATCTGGTGCCGTTCTTGACTGTTGAAAAGCAGTTGAAGCTGTTAGATAAAGTGAAAAAAGACAACATGACCAAAGATCAGCTTGAACAGCTTTACAAAGATTTGGGGATTGGTGATCTCCGGGACAAATACCCATCGGATCTTTCTGGTGGAGAACGCCAACGGGTTGCGATTGCTAAAGCGCTATACAGCAACCCATCCATTATTTTAGCGGATGAGCCAACAGCTTCTTTGGACTCCGACCGTGCTTATGAAGTAATGGAGTTATTGAAGGAAGAAACGAAAAACAAAAAAACAACAACGATTGTGGTGACGCACGATATCCGCTTAGTCGATTATTGCGACAAAGTATACAAAATGGTCGATGGCGTAATGGGGCTACAATGA
- a CDS encoding phosphatase PAP2 family protein gives MKRLFYPLAIAALLGFFAILVNYPEKAIVQIDQQVAELLGGRRLLDSMSFIGDPWMIAAVSLTLLVYLWLFRKNYRGMLFVLLAVGVGNVLNQSMKEWFERPRPELQYGLESFSFPANHAMVGLLYLFTLAYFLSEGTVSRKTKILIWLTAVGLSMTVALSRVAGGEHYFSDIVAGLFVGYAWFVAVAVWYELRERLFRKRDENRKKEEFPD, from the coding sequence GTGAAGCGTCTTTTTTATCCATTGGCAATAGCGGCTTTGCTCGGTTTCTTTGCCATACTTGTAAATTATCCGGAGAAAGCCATTGTTCAAATCGATCAGCAAGTAGCGGAACTGCTTGGCGGGAGGCGACTGCTCGACAGTATGTCATTTATAGGAGACCCGTGGATGATCGCTGCTGTGAGTCTGACGCTGCTTGTCTATTTGTGGCTGTTCCGGAAAAATTACAGAGGAATGCTGTTTGTCCTTCTTGCTGTGGGCGTAGGGAATGTGCTGAATCAGTCCATGAAAGAATGGTTCGAGCGGCCGCGTCCGGAATTACAGTACGGCCTGGAATCCTTCAGTTTTCCAGCCAACCATGCGATGGTTGGCTTATTGTACCTTTTTACACTGGCTTACTTTCTTTCGGAAGGTACTGTCTCACGAAAGACCAAGATACTGATCTGGCTGACGGCTGTTGGATTGTCGATGACTGTCGCCTTATCGAGAGTGGCAGGAGGAGAACATTATTTCTCTGACATAGTGGCGGGTCTTTTTGTGGGCTATGCCTGGTTTGTGGCGGTAGCCGTCTGGTACGAGCTGCGAGAGCGCCTATTTCGCAAAAGAGACGAAAATCGAAAAAAAGAGGAATTTCCGGATTGA
- a CDS encoding ammonium transporter, whose translation MEAVQSSVDMLWVMLGAMLVFFMHAGFAMVESGFTRSKNTLNILMKNIITVSLGSILYFIVGYALMFGPSSFGLIGTEGFALSGVEDIGFFVFQAVFAATCATIISGAVAERMNLSAYILLTIAMTAVIYPVVGHWVWGGGWLSQIGFIDFAGSTVVHLTGAVAAFIAAWKIGPRIGKYSGKTVNTIPGHSLPLGALGVFILWLGWFGFNGGSTLAADPALVPPVIANTLLAASAGVIATAGYTRLRYGRIDASLTMNGALAGLVGITAGAANVSFLGAIAIGLLAGIIMTEAIRLLDSKIRVDDPVGAISVHGIAGIWGTLAVGLFDTTGGLLYGGGTEILGLQAVGVLAVIAWASLSTGLVLFAIGSIVPLRVTAEDEEAGLDFSEHGSQAYSMQDVLHGSPTGRNDSFAHRLNQLGDASTSQKPTS comes from the coding sequence ATGGAAGCAGTTCAAAGTTCAGTAGATATGTTATGGGTGATGCTCGGGGCCATGTTAGTATTTTTCATGCACGCAGGATTCGCCATGGTGGAATCAGGCTTTACGCGCTCTAAAAATACATTGAATATTTTAATGAAAAATATAATCACTGTTTCACTTGGATCAATTCTTTATTTTATTGTTGGATACGCTCTTATGTTTGGTCCTTCATCTTTTGGGTTGATTGGGACAGAAGGTTTTGCCCTATCAGGAGTTGAAGACATTGGATTCTTTGTTTTCCAAGCTGTCTTCGCTGCCACTTGCGCAACGATCATTTCGGGGGCCGTTGCTGAACGGATGAACTTATCCGCTTATATTCTGTTGACTATCGCCATGACCGCAGTCATTTATCCAGTGGTCGGACATTGGGTATGGGGCGGTGGCTGGTTGTCACAAATCGGCTTCATTGATTTCGCCGGCTCGACTGTCGTACATTTGACAGGGGCTGTAGCTGCATTTATCGCCGCTTGGAAAATCGGTCCTCGTATTGGCAAGTACAGTGGAAAAACCGTCAATACGATCCCTGGTCATAGCTTGCCACTTGGCGCATTAGGTGTTTTCATTCTTTGGCTCGGGTGGTTTGGTTTTAACGGGGGCAGCACCTTAGCAGCTGATCCTGCCCTCGTGCCACCAGTAATCGCTAATACACTATTAGCAGCTTCTGCAGGTGTCATCGCCACTGCTGGATATACACGACTGCGCTATGGCCGCATTGACGCTTCTTTGACCATGAACGGTGCGCTCGCAGGTCTTGTTGGTATTACCGCAGGGGCAGCGAACGTTTCTTTCCTCGGCGCCATTGCCATCGGTTTGCTTGCTGGAATTATCATGACTGAAGCTATCCGTTTGCTTGATTCGAAAATTCGTGTCGACGATCCGGTCGGAGCTATCTCTGTTCACGGTATTGCAGGTATCTGGGGGACGCTTGCAGTCGGCTTGTTTGATACTACTGGTGGATTGCTTTATGGTGGTGGAACGGAAATTCTTGGCCTCCAGGCAGTCGGAGTTCTGGCAGTAATTGCGTGGGCTTCACTATCAACTGGCTTAGTGCTGTTCGCAATTGGCAGTATCGTACCACTCAGAGTTACTGCCGAAGATGAAGAAGCGGGTTTGGATTTTTCAGAGCACGGATCACAGGCTTACTCGATGCAGGATGTCTTGCATGGTTCACCAACGGGTCGCAATGATTCGTTTGCACACCGGCTAAATCAGTTGGGCGATGCATCTACTTCTCAAAAACCGACTTCATGA
- a CDS encoding ABC transporter ATP-binding protein produces MRLKHFFGYYKPHKRLFIIDFSSAVFVAILELAFPVAVQWFIDDLLPSGNWGTITTVSFLLLAIFLLSTFLQYIVSYLGHKLGINIETDMREELFTHVQRQSFRFFDNTKTGHIMSRVTNDLFDIGELAHHGPEDFFIAIMTFFGAFGIMFWINPKLALVTLIVIPFLIWLITFCNIKMNQAWGSMYGKIADVNGRVEDSVSGARVVQSFTNEEFEIERFKLDNDRFRMAKMVAYKVMSATHSSIYMMTRLLTLVVLVYGAWLNFQGELSYGELVSFVLFLNVLIKPIDKISALLELYPKGMAGFSRFRELIEQAPDINDRKNAVAVEKLIGNITFEDVHFGYEDNKHVLSGIDLKMSAGETIAFVGPSGAGKTTICSLIPRFYDIQEGTISIDGMDIRDMTKHSLRSQIGIVQQDVFLFTGTIRENIAYGKRHASEEEILAAAKKAHLEDFVLKLPLGYDTQIGERGLKLSGGQKQRLAIARMFLKNPPILILDEATSALDTQTERVIQEALAELAENRTTLIIAHRLATIRDADRVVVVTEDGIAEQGGYSELLESDGIFANLHRIQFQQ; encoded by the coding sequence TTGAGATTAAAACATTTTTTTGGTTACTATAAACCGCATAAACGGCTGTTTATCATTGATTTTTCCAGTGCAGTCTTTGTAGCGATTCTGGAACTTGCGTTTCCAGTCGCTGTTCAGTGGTTTATTGACGATTTGCTGCCGAGCGGCAATTGGGGAACCATTACCACAGTCAGTTTCTTGCTGTTGGCTATTTTTCTATTGAGCACCTTTTTACAATATATCGTCAGCTATTTAGGACATAAACTGGGCATCAACATCGAAACAGATATGAGAGAAGAACTGTTCACCCATGTCCAACGGCAATCCTTCCGTTTCTTTGACAACACCAAAACAGGACATATCATGAGCCGTGTCACCAATGATTTGTTCGATATCGGCGAACTTGCCCACCACGGGCCGGAAGATTTCTTTATCGCCATCATGACTTTTTTCGGAGCATTCGGCATCATGTTCTGGATCAACCCTAAACTGGCCCTAGTCACACTCATTGTCATTCCATTCCTGATCTGGCTCATCACGTTCTGCAACATCAAGATGAACCAGGCCTGGGGCAGCATGTATGGGAAAATTGCTGACGTCAACGGTCGTGTAGAAGATAGTGTTTCCGGAGCGCGCGTTGTTCAGTCATTCACAAACGAAGAGTTTGAAATCGAACGTTTCAAATTAGATAATGACCGTTTCCGTATGGCCAAAATGGTTGCTTATAAAGTGATGTCGGCAACCCATTCAAGCATTTACATGATGACGCGTTTGTTGACTTTAGTCGTGCTGGTTTACGGAGCATGGCTCAACTTCCAAGGTGAATTATCGTATGGAGAGCTTGTCAGTTTCGTGCTGTTCTTGAACGTACTGATCAAGCCTATCGATAAAATTAGCGCGTTGCTCGAACTTTATCCAAAAGGCATGGCTGGCTTTAGCCGCTTCCGTGAATTAATTGAGCAGGCACCAGACATCAATGATCGGAAAAACGCCGTAGCTGTTGAGAAACTAATCGGCAATATCACTTTTGAAGACGTTCATTTTGGTTACGAAGACAATAAACATGTTTTGTCAGGCATTGACTTAAAAATGAGTGCCGGAGAAACCATTGCGTTTGTCGGCCCTTCAGGCGCTGGAAAAACGACTATTTGCTCATTAATTCCAAGGTTCTATGACATTCAAGAAGGTACCATCTCTATCGATGGAATGGATATTCGCGATATGACCAAGCATTCATTGCGCTCACAGATTGGCATCGTCCAGCAGGATGTTTTCCTGTTTACGGGAACTATACGTGAGAACATTGCTTACGGCAAAAGACATGCCAGTGAAGAAGAGATTTTAGCAGCTGCCAAAAAAGCGCATCTAGAGGACTTTGTCCTGAAATTGCCGCTAGGCTATGACACCCAGATCGGGGAACGCGGATTGAAATTATCCGGCGGCCAAAAACAGCGCCTGGCTATCGCGCGCATGTTCCTGAAAAATCCGCCGATCCTGATCCTTGACGAGGCCACTTCGGCACTCGATACGCAAACAGAGAGAGTCATTCAAGAAGCTTTGGCCGAACTGGCAGAAAATCGCACGACCTTGATCATCGCCCATCGCCTCGCTACAATCCGTGATGCAGATCGCGTCGTCGTCGTAACGGAAGATGGCATCGCTGAACAGGGCGGATATAGTGAGTTGCTGGAAAGCGATGGCATTTTCGCAAATCTCCACCGCATTCAGTTTCAGCAATAA